The following proteins are co-located in the Pseudomonas synxantha genome:
- the merR gene encoding Hg(II)-responsive transcriptional regulator codes for MKNTAESLTIGVFAKAAGVNVETIRFYQRKGLLPEPDKPYGSIRRYGEADIARVKFVKSAQRLGFSLDEVAGLLRLDDGTHCNDARVHAEQKLEDVRGKLADLRRIELVLAQLVDDCCASHGTVSCPLIDSLHGIDSHENFAP; via the coding sequence ATGAAAAACACTGCGGAAAGCCTGACCATTGGCGTCTTTGCCAAGGCAGCCGGGGTTAACGTGGAAACCATTCGGTTCTATCAACGCAAAGGGCTGTTGCCCGAACCGGACAAGCCCTACGGCAGCATTCGTCGCTACGGCGAGGCGGATATTGCACGGGTGAAATTCGTGAAGTCCGCACAACGGCTGGGCTTCAGCCTCGATGAAGTGGCCGGACTGTTGCGGCTCGATGACGGTACGCACTGCAATGATGCGCGTGTGCACGCCGAGCAGAAGCTCGAAGACGTGCGGGGGAAACTTGCGGATCTGCGGCGGATCGAGTTGGTCCTGGCGCAGTTGGTTGATGACTGTTGCGCGAGCCACGGGACGGTTAGCTGCCCGCTGATCGATTCGCTGCATGGAATAGATAGCCACGAAAACTTCGCGCCTTAG
- a CDS encoding TolC family protein, whose translation MNSKCYCTGWPLMAGLAASVLALPSFAAALTLDEALRLAENNAPSLIAQDAKIQAASSAAIPAGELPDPKLLAGVQNYPIGGPDRWSIDQDFMTMQMVGVRQEMPNSDKRKARIEVADAAIDRAAAERGVERLKVRQSTALAWISSYSVERKDALFQDFYKENRLLSDTVRAQIAGGRAQPADAVTPKQEAAQLAEQQDDLVRQRMQARAALKRWIGSAANDKPVGSLPEWPVDPSSYAHKLQHHPELAAFAPMTREAQAKVREAVSEKQSDWSWELDYQRRGGEFGDMVSVQFSWDLPLFPDSRQNPKIAARQAELSQLEAEREALSREHTQQLENELADYERLNRAVSRNQQSLLPLAREKVELSMASYRAGKGDLNAVVAARRELIEVRLKQVDVEEQRALTSARLYFAYGESSQ comes from the coding sequence ATGAACTCCAAGTGCTATTGCACAGGTTGGCCCCTGATGGCCGGTCTGGCGGCAAGCGTACTGGCATTGCCGAGCTTCGCTGCCGCATTGACACTCGATGAAGCGTTGCGGCTGGCTGAAAACAATGCACCGTCGCTGATCGCACAAGACGCCAAAATTCAGGCTGCCAGCAGTGCGGCTATTCCAGCGGGTGAATTACCCGATCCCAAGTTGCTGGCAGGTGTGCAGAACTACCCCATCGGCGGCCCAGATCGCTGGAGCATCGACCAGGACTTCATGACCATGCAAATGGTCGGGGTCAGACAAGAGATGCCCAACAGCGACAAGCGCAAAGCACGCATTGAGGTCGCCGATGCGGCCATTGATCGAGCTGCGGCAGAGCGTGGAGTCGAGCGCCTAAAGGTACGCCAGTCCACGGCGTTGGCCTGGATCAGCAGCTACTCGGTTGAGCGCAAAGATGCGCTGTTCCAGGACTTCTACAAAGAAAACCGCCTGCTGAGCGATACCGTCCGGGCCCAGATTGCCGGTGGCCGCGCTCAACCCGCCGATGCAGTGACGCCCAAGCAAGAAGCGGCTCAACTGGCGGAGCAACAGGACGATCTGGTTCGCCAGCGCATGCAGGCCCGAGCGGCCCTCAAACGCTGGATAGGCTCCGCCGCCAACGACAAGCCTGTGGGTAGCTTGCCTGAATGGCCCGTCGATCCATCAAGCTACGCCCATAAACTGCAACACCATCCCGAGTTGGCAGCGTTTGCGCCGATGACCCGCGAAGCGCAAGCCAAGGTTCGTGAAGCCGTGTCGGAGAAGCAGTCGGACTGGAGCTGGGAACTGGATTACCAGCGCCGTGGCGGTGAGTTTGGCGATATGGTCAGCGTGCAATTTTCCTGGGACCTGCCGCTGTTTCCTGACTCGCGCCAAAACCCCAAAATCGCAGCCAGACAGGCTGAACTCAGCCAGCTTGAGGCCGAGCGCGAAGCTCTGTCTCGCGAGCACACCCAGCAACTGGAAAACGAACTGGCTGATTATGAGCGCCTTAATCGTGCGGTAAGCCGGAACCAGCAAAGCCTGTTGCCGCTGGCCAGGGAAAAGGTCGAACTCAGCATGGCCAGTTATCGCGCTGGTAAAGGCGATTTAAACGCCGTTGTTGCCGCCCGACGTGAACTCATTGAAGTCCGCCTCAAACAGGTCGATGTGGAAGAGCAGCGAGCACTGACCAGTGCGCGTCTGTATTTTGCTTATGGGGAGTCCAGCCAATGA
- a CDS encoding efflux RND transporter periplasmic adaptor subunit, with protein MILKKWNGALLVSITLALGAVGGYWFAHQRMNEAPNTAPEQSLNSPDERKALYWYDPMYPQQKFDKPGKSPFMDMQLIPQYADVVGDRATVSIDPSLTQNLGLRIATVTRGNFESSLDVTGVLAFNERDVAVIQARTAGFVERVYAHAPGDVLKANAPLADILVPEWAAAQTEFLALKRNGDADLLAAARQRLRLTGMPATLITQVERGGKVQPYLTLTSPIGGVLQELNVRTGMTVATGDTLARVNGLSSVWLAVAVPESDSAAITVGQPVETRLPAFPGTMLNGKVSAILPETNPDSRTLRVRVELPNSDGRLRPGLTAHVRLNSSTGQSVLWVPSEAVIRTGRRALVMLAEDAGRYRPVEVQLGQESDGKTAIVKGLEEGQKVVTSGQFLLDSEASLKGIVASSEKESPPSEAASSFHEADGQIVEINDKEVTLAHGPFKTLGMPGMTMTFPLASPALMQGLKAGDKVRVAVSQTDDGLRVQRLSKSGSQP; from the coding sequence ATGATCCTTAAAAAATGGAACGGGGCATTGCTGGTAAGCATCACGCTGGCATTGGGTGCTGTCGGTGGTTACTGGTTTGCTCACCAACGCATGAATGAGGCACCCAATACCGCCCCGGAGCAGAGCCTCAATTCACCGGATGAACGCAAGGCCCTGTATTGGTACGACCCCATGTACCCGCAGCAAAAGTTCGATAAACCGGGTAAGTCCCCCTTCATGGACATGCAACTGATCCCCCAGTACGCCGACGTCGTCGGGGATCGTGCGACCGTCAGTATCGATCCGAGTCTGACCCAAAATCTCGGTCTGCGTATTGCGACTGTCACGCGTGGAAACTTTGAGTCCAGCCTCGACGTGACAGGTGTCTTGGCGTTCAACGAACGGGATGTCGCCGTGATTCAGGCACGCACCGCAGGCTTTGTAGAACGGGTCTATGCCCATGCTCCAGGCGATGTGCTCAAAGCCAATGCGCCGTTGGCGGATATTCTGGTGCCAGAGTGGGCCGCCGCCCAGACAGAGTTCCTTGCACTCAAGCGCAACGGTGATGCCGACCTGTTGGCTGCGGCCCGCCAGCGACTGCGGCTCACTGGGATGCCGGCAACACTGATTACCCAGGTAGAGCGTGGCGGTAAGGTTCAACCTTACCTGACGCTCACCAGCCCCATCGGTGGTGTGCTGCAAGAATTGAATGTTCGTACGGGGATGACCGTGGCGACTGGCGACACTCTGGCGCGCGTCAATGGCTTGAGCAGTGTCTGGCTAGCCGTGGCTGTTCCAGAATCGGACTCCGCAGCTATCACCGTGGGACAGCCAGTCGAAACGCGTCTGCCAGCTTTCCCTGGGACAATGCTCAATGGCAAGGTCAGCGCGATTTTGCCCGAGACCAATCCGGACAGTCGCACGCTTCGCGTGCGGGTGGAACTACCCAATTCGGACGGGCGCCTCAGACCGGGTTTGACGGCGCACGTACGCCTAAACAGCTCAACCGGGCAAAGTGTCTTGTGGGTGCCGAGCGAGGCGGTCATTCGCACTGGCCGACGTGCTCTGGTGATGCTCGCCGAAGACGCTGGCCGCTACCGTCCGGTTGAAGTGCAACTCGGCCAGGAAAGCGATGGCAAGACGGCGATAGTGAAAGGTCTGGAAGAAGGCCAGAAGGTGGTGACCTCTGGCCAGTTCCTGCTCGACTCGGAGGCCAGTCTCAAGGGCATTGTTGCAAGCTCGGAGAAAGAGTCTCCGCCCAGTGAAGCAGCCTCCAGTTTTCATGAGGCGGATGGGCAGATCGTTGAGATCAACGACAAAGAAGTCACGCTCGCCCATGGCCCCTTCAAGACGCTGGGCATGCCTGGCATGACGATGACGTTCCCTCTCGCCAGTCCGGCGCTGATGCAGGGCCTCAAGGCTGGTGACAAGGTTCGGGTCGCGGTGAGCCAGACCGATGATGGCTTGCGTGTCCAGCGCCTGAGTAAATCGGGGAGCCAGCCATGA
- a CDS encoding efflux RND transporter permease subunit: MIAALIRWSVANRFLVLLATLFVTAWGIWSVQSTPIDALPDLSDVQVIIRTPYPGQAPQIVENQVTYPLATTMLSVPGAKTVRGYSFFGDSFVYVLFEDGTDLYWARSRVLEYLSQIQSRLPASAKPALGPDATGVGWIYQYALVDRSGGHDLAQLRALQDWFLKFELKTLPNVAEVATVGGMVKQYQVQLDPLKLASLGITQTEVTDAIGKANQETGGAVLEMAETEFIVRASGYLKTLNDFRAIPLKLGSNGVPVTLGDVATIQLGPEMRRGITELDGEGETVGGVVILRSGKNARETIAAVKSKLDELKSSLPAGVEIVTTYDRSKLIDRAVENLSHKLIEEFIVVALVCGIFLWHLRSSLVAIISLPVGVLIAFIVMRYQGINANIMSLGGIAIAIGAMVDAAVVMIENAHKKVEAWHVANPGEELKGEHHWHVMTEAAAEVGPALFFCLLIITLSFIPVFTLEAQEGRLFGPLAFTKTYAMAAAAGLSVTLVPVLMGYWIRGRIPSEQQNPLNRWLIRIYQPALDAVLRRPKITLLVALLVFVSALWPMSRLGGEFLPPLDEGDLLYMPSALPGLSAQKAVQLLQQTDRLIKTVPEVEHVFGKAGRAETATDPAPLEMFETTIQFKPHEQWRQGMTQEKLVEELDRVVRVPGLTNIWIPPIRNRIDMLATGIKSPIGVKVAGTNLTEIDAATQAVERVAKGVPGVSSALAERLTGGRYIDVDIDRKAAARYGLNIADVQSIVAGAIGGENVGETIEGLARFPINVRYPREWRDSLGALEQLPIYTPLGSQITLGTVAKVKVSDGPPMLKSENARPSGWVYIDVRGRDIASVVADLRRVVSEQVKLQPGMSLSYSGQFEFLERANARLKLVVPATLLIIFVLLYLTFARFDEALLIMATLPFALTGGAWFLYLLGFNLSVATGVGFIALAGVSAEFGVIMLLYLKNAWAEREDLGDSTERGLVAAIREGAVQRVRPKAMTVAVIIAGLLPILLGSGTGSEVMSRIAAPMVGGMVTAPLLSLFVIPAAYRLMRRRQLQV, encoded by the coding sequence ATGATTGCAGCTCTCATTCGTTGGTCGGTGGCCAACCGATTCCTGGTGCTACTGGCGACACTGTTCGTCACGGCTTGGGGTATTTGGTCGGTGCAGAGCACGCCCATCGATGCGTTGCCGGATCTCTCCGATGTTCAGGTGATCATCCGCACTCCTTATCCAGGACAAGCGCCGCAGATTGTCGAGAATCAGGTGACCTATCCGTTGGCCACCACCATGCTCTCAGTACCAGGGGCCAAGACCGTGCGTGGTTATTCCTTTTTTGGGGATAGCTTCGTTTACGTGCTGTTCGAAGACGGCACTGACTTGTACTGGGCCCGCTCGCGGGTGTTGGAATACCTGAGCCAAATACAAAGCCGGTTGCCGGCCAGCGCCAAACCGGCGTTGGGGCCGGATGCGACAGGGGTGGGTTGGATCTATCAGTACGCACTGGTGGATCGCAGTGGCGGTCACGATTTAGCCCAGCTTCGAGCACTTCAGGACTGGTTCCTCAAGTTCGAACTCAAGACTCTGCCCAACGTTGCAGAAGTCGCTACGGTGGGAGGCATGGTCAAGCAATACCAGGTGCAGCTTGATCCGCTCAAACTGGCCAGCCTTGGTATCACCCAGACTGAGGTGACCGACGCTATCGGCAAGGCCAATCAGGAAACGGGTGGTGCAGTGCTGGAGATGGCGGAGACCGAGTTCATTGTGCGGGCTTCCGGCTACCTGAAGACGCTCAATGACTTTCGGGCGATCCCGCTGAAGCTGGGCTCGAACGGTGTGCCGGTGACTCTTGGTGATGTCGCCACGATCCAACTGGGGCCGGAAATGCGGCGTGGCATCACCGAACTCGACGGTGAGGGGGAGACTGTCGGCGGCGTGGTTATTTTGCGCAGCGGCAAGAATGCTCGCGAGACCATTGCTGCGGTCAAGAGCAAACTCGACGAGCTGAAAAGCAGTTTGCCGGCTGGGGTTGAAATCGTCACCACCTACGACCGAAGCAAGCTGATCGACCGCGCTGTGGAAAATCTCAGCCACAAGCTTATCGAAGAGTTCATCGTTGTCGCGTTGGTTTGTGGGATCTTCCTCTGGCACTTACGCTCGTCGCTGGTGGCGATCATCTCCCTGCCGGTTGGTGTGTTGATTGCCTTCATCGTCATGCGTTACCAAGGCATCAACGCCAATATCATGTCTTTGGGCGGGATTGCCATCGCCATCGGCGCGATGGTCGATGCCGCCGTGGTGATGATTGAGAACGCCCACAAGAAGGTTGAGGCCTGGCACGTGGCCAATCCTGGGGAGGAACTGAAGGGTGAGCATCATTGGCACGTAATGACTGAAGCGGCAGCGGAGGTAGGCCCTGCATTGTTCTTCTGTTTGTTGATCATCACCCTGTCGTTCATCCCGGTATTTACCCTGGAAGCACAGGAAGGGCGTTTGTTCGGCCCACTGGCTTTCACCAAGACCTACGCCATGGCCGCAGCGGCGGGATTGTCAGTGACCTTGGTGCCAGTGCTGATGGGCTACTGGATTCGAGGACGAATCCCCAGTGAGCAACAGAACCCGTTGAACCGGTGGTTGATTCGGATCTATCAGCCAGCCCTGGACGCAGTCTTGCGTCGACCAAAGATCACGCTGCTGGTGGCGCTATTGGTTTTCGTCAGTGCGCTATGGCCAATGTCGCGCTTGGGTGGAGAATTTCTTCCGCCGTTGGATGAGGGCGACCTGCTCTATATGCCTTCTGCTCTGCCGGGATTGTCGGCGCAGAAAGCGGTGCAATTGCTGCAACAGACCGACCGCCTGATCAAGACCGTTCCAGAGGTGGAACACGTCTTTGGTAAAGCAGGCCGTGCCGAAACCGCTACCGATCCGGCACCGCTGGAGATGTTCGAAACCACCATTCAATTCAAACCGCACGAGCAATGGCGCCAAGGCATGACCCAGGAAAAATTGGTGGAAGAACTGGATCGTGTGGTACGAGTCCCTGGACTAACCAATATCTGGATACCGCCAATACGAAACCGAATCGACATGCTGGCGACAGGTATAAAGAGCCCAATTGGAGTGAAAGTTGCCGGCACCAACCTGACGGAGATCGATGCCGCGACTCAGGCAGTCGAGCGAGTGGCCAAGGGCGTGCCCGGTGTCAGCTCGGCTCTGGCCGAGCGACTGACCGGTGGGCGCTACATTGACGTGGATATCGACCGCAAGGCCGCTGCTCGTTACGGGCTGAATATCGCCGATGTGCAGTCCATCGTGGCAGGTGCCATCGGTGGTGAAAACGTCGGCGAGACCATTGAAGGTCTCGCACGTTTCCCGATCAACGTACGTTACCCACGGGAGTGGCGCGACTCGCTCGGCGCCCTGGAGCAATTGCCGATCTATACCCCGCTGGGGAGCCAGATCACCCTTGGCACGGTGGCGAAGGTCAAGGTCAGCGACGGCCCACCGATGCTCAAGAGCGAGAACGCACGACCTTCAGGCTGGGTGTACATCGATGTGCGTGGTCGGGATATTGCCTCGGTGGTTGCCGATCTGCGCCGGGTCGTCAGTGAGCAGGTCAAGTTGCAGCCAGGCATGAGCCTCAGTTACTCCGGACAGTTCGAGTTTCTCGAAAGGGCCAACGCACGTCTCAAACTGGTGGTGCCTGCCACGCTGCTGATCATCTTCGTGTTGCTCTACCTGACTTTTGCCCGATTCGACGAGGCCTTGCTGATCATGGCCACTCTGCCGTTCGCACTGACTGGCGGGGCATGGTTCCTCTATCTGCTGGGCTTCAACCTGTCAGTCGCCACCGGGGTCGGTTTTATCGCCTTGGCCGGGGTTTCTGCCGAGTTCGGCGTGATTATGTTGCTCTACCTGAAAAACGCCTGGGCCGAGCGTGAAGACCTCGGCGACAGCACTGAGCGTGGGCTGGTGGCGGCGATTCGTGAAGGCGCTGTGCAGCGCGTTCGCCCCAAGGCCATGACCGTGGCCGTGATCATTGCCGGTCTGTTACCCATCCTGTTGGGCAGCGGCACCGGCAGCGAAGTGATGAGCCGCATCGCCGCGCCCATGGTTGGCGGTATGGTCACGGCACCCTTGCTTTCCCTGTTTGTCATTCCGGCAGCGTATCGCCTGATGCGTCGCCGTCAACTCCAAGTTTAA
- a CDS encoding copper-binding protein, producing MKLTLIAAASIVVTLSFSALAEDMPGMKMDDMEGMEMKQESKQESKQTPVASAEGTIKAIDPAKHTVTLAHGAVPAVQWPPMTMAFSVAEDQLAGLSVGDRVSFSFRLEGGKATIVSIKK from the coding sequence ATGAAACTGACCCTGATTGCAGCTGCTAGCATCGTAGTTACGCTGTCTTTTTCTGCCCTGGCAGAGGACATGCCGGGCATGAAAATGGACGATATGGAAGGCATGGAAATGAAGCAGGAATCGAAGCAGGAATCGAAGCAAACGCCTGTCGCCAGCGCCGAGGGCACGATCAAGGCTATCGATCCCGCAAAACATACGGTGACCCTAGCTCACGGCGCCGTTCCAGCGGTGCAATGGCCGCCGATGACCATGGCCTTTTCCGTGGCCGAGGATCAGTTGGCAGGGCTGTCGGTTGGAGACCGTGTATCGTTTTCTTTTCGACTAGAGGGTGGAAAAGCAACGATTGTCTCCATCAAAAAGTGA
- a CDS encoding ATP-dependent zinc protease, whose product MQYRTTRWLIAMTIALAMTPGFAETKSPPKVFGWVEEGQIQPENISVKIKLDTGALTSSMDAKDLERFEKDNQRWVRFNVEVKDSMTGKMTNSSFERKVVRNVKVRGAGGAEQRPVVMMKICIGSRMYDEEFSLKDRGKMNYPVLIGRSTLARIGAVDASRTFTVEPKCDTP is encoded by the coding sequence ATGCAGTATCGAACGACAAGATGGTTGATTGCGATGACTATTGCTTTGGCGATGACGCCCGGATTTGCCGAGACGAAGTCACCGCCCAAGGTATTTGGGTGGGTGGAGGAAGGGCAGATTCAACCAGAAAACATCTCGGTGAAAATCAAGCTCGATACCGGAGCTTTGACCTCGTCCATGGATGCGAAGGATTTGGAACGGTTTGAAAAGGACAACCAGAGGTGGGTCCGCTTTAACGTGGAAGTCAAAGACAGCATGACTGGCAAGATGACCAATTCATCCTTTGAGCGCAAAGTCGTCCGCAACGTAAAAGTGCGTGGCGCCGGCGGCGCGGAGCAGCGTCCGGTTGTGATGATGAAAATATGCATCGGATCTCGTATGTACGATGAGGAGTTCTCGCTGAAGGATCGGGGCAAGATGAATTATCCCGTGCTGATTGGGCGCAGTACCTTAGCGCGTATTGGAGCGGTTGATGCCTCGCGGACCTTCACCGTGGAGCCGAAATGCGACACCCCATGA
- a CDS encoding cation transporter, with protein MSACDKSCGCGPAETTTEAASTSSNDGTWVSSFLVPKMDCPSEERMIRLALNDLPELHSLSFDLASRQVRAFHYGPVDLITTKLESLGLGATLLGTEPASQEAASANSATEELTTAKEASTLKILLGINAAMFAIEMGAGLIAQSAGLVADSLDMFADAAVYGLALYAVGRSARLQVRAAHLAGFFQIVLALGVLVEVARRFLYGSEPESMLMMGIGAVALVANVSCLLMIYGHREGGAHMKASWIFSANDVLANLGVIVAGVLVAWTGSAYPDLVIGTVVGLIVLNGARRILALKA; from the coding sequence ATGAGCGCCTGTGATAAATCCTGTGGTTGTGGCCCCGCGGAAACAACCACCGAAGCGGCATCCACGTCGTCGAATGATGGAACATGGGTTAGCAGTTTTTTGGTGCCAAAAATGGATTGTCCATCAGAAGAACGGATGATTCGGCTCGCATTAAATGACTTGCCTGAGCTCCATTCATTGTCCTTTGATTTGGCGAGCAGGCAGGTACGCGCTTTCCATTACGGGCCCGTTGATCTGATCACTACAAAGCTGGAGTCACTTGGCCTGGGCGCAACGTTACTGGGGACTGAACCGGCCAGTCAGGAAGCAGCCTCGGCCAATAGTGCCACCGAAGAGCTGACTACTGCCAAGGAGGCAAGCACGCTCAAAATCCTACTCGGTATCAATGCCGCGATGTTTGCCATCGAGATGGGCGCAGGGTTGATCGCCCAGTCGGCTGGCCTAGTGGCCGACTCACTGGACATGTTTGCTGATGCTGCCGTGTATGGCTTGGCTCTTTACGCAGTCGGCCGGAGTGCACGGCTGCAGGTGCGCGCTGCGCACCTGGCAGGTTTCTTTCAGATCGTGTTGGCCCTGGGTGTACTCGTTGAAGTGGCGAGACGCTTTCTCTACGGCAGCGAACCTGAGTCGATGTTGATGATGGGGATTGGCGCAGTCGCACTGGTTGCCAACGTCAGTTGTCTCTTGATGATCTATGGTCATCGCGAAGGCGGTGCACACATGAAAGCAAGCTGGATTTTTTCAGCCAACGACGTGCTCGCGAATCTTGGCGTTATCGTTGCCGGCGTGCTGGTCGCGTGGACAGGTTCTGCCTATCCAGATTTGGTGATTGGTACCGTTGTGGGCCTCATTGTCTTGAATGGGGCACGCCGAATCCTGGCCTTGAAAGCGTGA